In Mycobacterium stomatepiae, the following are encoded in one genomic region:
- a CDS encoding PPE family protein codes for MLDFGALPPEINSGRMYVGAGSGPMLAAAAAWDELAGELHSAAALYGSTIQSLSVGPWTGPSSIAMAAAAAPYVQWMSATGAHAEFAATQAKLAVVAYEAAFAATVPPPIIASNRSLLATLIATNILGQNTPAIAATEAQYMEMWAQDAAAMYGYAGSSATASQLAPFTEPPQTINNSGSQAQAAAVAQSSTTSGTHAALQLSQAVTTNVAAAPAAAAPSTGLTVPPAITNWNTIWSAITGVFSPQSWTTIPGGPFLSFGQAYAWGQNGQSAAAYLSGPKFIKGALEPLTRVPSAVHPMLSSAVSEAPVTGSMGRSALVGGISVPQGWTEAAPNIRMLAQSLPANLAAAPAASLIGEEGVFSQMALSSLAGRAVAAASTHTVNGNAATAAALGSLVAEADPAAATIIVIPDLED; via the coding sequence ATGTTGGACTTCGGGGCCCTACCACCGGAGATCAACTCCGGTCGGATGTATGTCGGCGCGGGATCGGGGCCGATGTTGGCCGCCGCGGCGGCCTGGGACGAGTTAGCGGGGGAGCTTCACTCGGCCGCGGCCTTGTACGGCTCGACAATTCAAAGCCTGTCCGTGGGCCCCTGGACCGGACCTTCCTCGATCGCGATGGCGGCGGCAGCGGCACCGTATGTGCAATGGATGAGCGCGACCGGTGCCCATGCCGAGTTTGCCGCCACTCAGGCCAAACTCGCGGTGGTCGCCTACGAAGCGGCGTTCGCGGCGACGGTCCCACCGCCGATCATCGCGTCCAACCGTTCGCTGCTCGCGACATTGATCGCCACCAACATCCTGGGCCAGAACACCCCGGCGATCGCGGCCACCGAAGCCCAGTACATGGAGATGTGGGCGCAGGACGCCGCCGCGATGTATGGATATGCCGGTTCATCGGCGACGGCGTCGCAGCTGGCGCCGTTCACCGAACCACCGCAGACCATCAACAATTCCGGATCACAGGCACAAGCGGCCGCGGTAGCCCAGTCGAGTACCACGTCGGGTACCCACGCCGCCCTGCAACTCTCCCAGGCCGTGACGACAAATGTCGCCGCGGCACCCGCCGCCGCCGCCCCGTCGACAGGGTTGACCGTGCCGCCCGCCATCACCAACTGGAACACCATCTGGAGCGCCATCACCGGTGTGTTCTCGCCGCAGTCATGGACCACGATTCCCGGTGGTCCATTCCTGTCGTTCGGTCAGGCGTACGCCTGGGGCCAGAACGGACAGAGCGCCGCGGCGTACCTATCCGGGCCAAAATTCATCAAGGGCGCGTTGGAACCACTGACCAGGGTGCCCAGCGCGGTTCACCCCATGCTCAGCTCTGCCGTCAGTGAAGCTCCGGTCACCGGGTCGATGGGCAGGTCGGCGTTGGTCGGAGGCATATCGGTGCCACAGGGCTGGACCGAGGCGGCCCCGAACATCAGAATGCTCGCGCAGTCGTTGCCCGCCAACCTGGCGGCCGCCCCGGCCGCCTCGCTGATCGGCGAGGAAGGCGTGTTCAGCCAGATGGCGTTGTCCAGCCTGGCCGGTCGCGCCGTCGCTGCCGCCTCGACCCACACGGTGAACGGCAATGCCGCGACGGCAGCCGCACTGGGCAGTCTGGTCGCCGAAGCCGACCCCGCCGCCGCCACCATCATCGTCATACCGGACCTGGAGGACTGA
- a CDS encoding DUF732 domain-containing protein: MKALPFLASALALAGLAAPAHADPGDDAFLAALNQAGITYRDPDRAIKAGQKVCDLASSGTSQLDIIRDIRDLNPAFTMASAAKFAKAAASAYCPNLLATDSGGDAPVPGGG, encoded by the coding sequence ATGAAAGCCCTACCATTCCTGGCCAGCGCGCTCGCCTTGGCCGGCCTGGCCGCACCGGCTCACGCCGATCCTGGCGATGATGCCTTCCTGGCCGCGCTCAATCAGGCGGGCATCACCTACCGCGACCCGGACCGCGCTATTAAGGCAGGCCAAAAGGTGTGCGACCTGGCCAGCTCGGGGACCTCACAACTCGACATCATCAGAGACATCCGCGATCTCAACCCCGCATTCACGATGGCCAGCGCCGCTAAGTTCGCCAAAGCGGCCGCAAGCGCCTACTGCCCCAACCTGTTGGCGACCGACAGTGGTGGCGACGCTCCGGTTCCCGGTGGCGGCTAG
- a CDS encoding PPE family protein: MLNFGALPPEVNSAKMYAGAGSGSMLAAAAAWNAMAAELRSAATNYEAVINSLISEGWLGPTSAKMAATVRPYIAWLDTTAAQAEQAGAQANAAAAAYEAAFAATVPPPVVAANRTLQANLVASNIFGQNTGAIAATEAQYGEMWAQDASAMTSYATASRAASTMTMFSEPQSDTATDATALQADAVNNALAAPAATQATSIWDWLGLSPNSNTSTTGLAGIMNIFSNSKQNLLGAFLNNASVSGLSNAFTTNGILNPTTFVDSQMTVNSLSAIGATTSGLEDLSAGLSAAAVSSVTSLPGAATTAAVGQASLVGALSVPPAWAASGATVSTVAATTQVGAGAYHSFGAATPMVMEEAGAVGMPGVPLAGVPTPHEDEFADPIYGFRPRVIGRPPAAG, encoded by the coding sequence ATGCTGAATTTCGGGGCGTTACCGCCTGAAGTCAACTCGGCCAAGATGTATGCCGGCGCCGGGTCGGGATCGATGCTGGCGGCCGCGGCCGCATGGAACGCGATGGCCGCTGAGTTGCGTTCGGCGGCAACCAATTACGAGGCGGTGATCAATTCACTGATCAGTGAGGGGTGGCTGGGTCCGACGTCGGCGAAGATGGCGGCGACGGTGCGGCCGTATATCGCGTGGTTGGACACCACCGCGGCCCAGGCCGAACAGGCCGGCGCGCAGGCCAATGCGGCCGCGGCGGCTTATGAGGCGGCGTTTGCCGCGACGGTGCCTCCGCCGGTGGTGGCGGCTAATCGCACGCTGCAGGCAAACCTGGTGGCGTCCAACATCTTCGGTCAGAACACCGGGGCGATCGCGGCCACCGAGGCTCAGTACGGCGAGATGTGGGCCCAAGACGCCTCGGCGATGACTAGCTACGCCACGGCCTCGCGCGCGGCCAGCACCATGACGATGTTTAGCGAGCCGCAGTCCGACACAGCCACCGACGCCACGGCGTTGCAGGCCGACGCGGTCAACAACGCCCTGGCGGCCCCCGCCGCGACTCAGGCGACCAGCATCTGGGACTGGCTTGGCTTGTCGCCCAACTCGAATACGTCCACGACCGGACTTGCCGGGATCATGAACATTTTCAGCAATTCCAAGCAGAATCTGCTCGGGGCTTTCCTGAACAACGCCTCGGTGTCGGGTCTGTCGAACGCCTTTACCACCAACGGCATTCTGAACCCGACGACCTTCGTCGACTCGCAGATGACGGTCAACTCGCTGAGCGCCATAGGAGCGACCACTTCGGGCCTGGAGGATCTGTCCGCCGGCCTTAGTGCCGCTGCTGTGTCATCGGTGACGAGCCTGCCGGGCGCGGCAACAACGGCGGCGGTGGGACAGGCGAGCCTGGTCGGGGCGCTCTCCGTCCCGCCCGCCTGGGCCGCTTCGGGGGCAACGGTGTCCACGGTGGCGGCAACGACTCAGGTCGGAGCCGGGGCATATCACAGCTTCGGCGCCGCCACCCCGATGGTGATGGAAGAGGCCGGGGCAGTGGGTATGCCCGGGGTTCCGCTGGCGGGCGTTCCGACTCCGCATGAGGATGAATTCGCTGACCCGATCTACGGATTCCGCCCCCGCGTCATCGGACGCCCACCCGCCGCCGGCTAA
- a CDS encoding PPE family protein encodes MLDFSALPPEVNSTRMYAGPGSGPLLAAAAAWNALAAEMRSAATDYHSVIRELISVGWTGPSSTSMLAAAAQYLAWLNTTATQAEQTGMQANAAAMAFEAAFAMTVPPPVVTANRTLLANLVATNIIGQNSPAIAVTEAQYMEMWAQDAGAMNGYSVASNSAARMESFTSPQTNTAPDAVQGQNQAVSQALNTAAGNTQSLLSSNDVSALDVADPAAVQQGPVIDYLTGLLDGSNNTALGSFLGSNFFSNTLLNGSIAGGPFNPQTILATAVGAMGTKATVMSGLDDFAFGAEGAGTAALSSSTVPSPGLTGASAGVGNAHLIGSMSVPQSWASTANITAGQGPAPVTGLSDIGSSGTPAAGGPGGVAGPLGGTGRRLRRAIPRYGFRPVVMPRPPAAG; translated from the coding sequence ATGCTGGATTTTTCGGCATTACCGCCGGAAGTCAACTCGACCAGAATGTATGCCGGTCCCGGATCGGGGCCGTTGCTGGCCGCCGCAGCCGCCTGGAATGCACTAGCAGCCGAAATGCGTTCGGCGGCAACTGATTACCATTCGGTGATTCGGGAACTGATCAGCGTCGGCTGGACAGGCCCGTCGTCGACGTCGATGTTGGCCGCTGCCGCGCAATATCTGGCGTGGCTGAATACCACCGCCACTCAGGCCGAGCAGACGGGTATGCAAGCCAATGCGGCGGCGATGGCGTTCGAGGCCGCGTTCGCGATGACGGTGCCGCCGCCGGTCGTGACGGCCAATCGCACACTCTTGGCTAACCTGGTGGCGACCAACATCATTGGCCAGAACAGCCCGGCGATCGCGGTCACCGAGGCCCAGTACATGGAGATGTGGGCGCAGGACGCCGGGGCGATGAACGGCTATTCCGTGGCGTCGAACTCCGCGGCACGAATGGAGTCGTTCACCTCGCCGCAGACCAACACCGCCCCCGACGCGGTGCAGGGCCAAAACCAGGCCGTCTCGCAAGCACTCAACACGGCGGCCGGGAACACACAGTCGTTGTTGTCGAGCAACGACGTGTCCGCCCTGGACGTGGCGGATCCTGCCGCCGTGCAGCAGGGGCCGGTCATTGACTACCTGACCGGCTTGCTGGACGGATCGAACAACACGGCGCTGGGAAGCTTCTTGGGCAGCAACTTCTTCAGCAACACACTGCTGAACGGCTCGATTGCGGGTGGCCCGTTCAACCCGCAGACCATCCTGGCAACGGCGGTGGGTGCGATGGGGACGAAGGCCACGGTCATGTCCGGTCTGGACGACTTCGCCTTCGGCGCCGAAGGTGCCGGGACCGCCGCCCTGTCCTCGAGCACGGTGCCTTCGCCGGGGCTCACCGGTGCATCCGCCGGGGTCGGCAATGCGCACTTGATCGGTTCGATGTCGGTGCCGCAAAGCTGGGCCTCGACGGCCAATATCACCGCGGGTCAAGGCCCGGCTCCGGTCACCGGCCTCAGCGACATCGGGTCGTCCGGGACCCCGGCTGCCGGCGGGCCCGGCGGTGTCGCGGGTCCGTTGGGCGGTACCGGGCGCCGGTTGCGTCGCGCGATTCCCAGGTACGGGTTTAGGCCCGTCGTCATGCCACGTCCACCGGCCGCCGGCTAA
- the eccA gene encoding type VII secretion AAA-ATPase EccA, whose product MSRPQSAAEDARNAMVAGLLASGISVNGLQPSHNPQVALRMFTTATTLDPAMCDAWLARLLAGDQSIEVISGAWAAAGTFGWETRRLGVTEIQFHPDVSDGLFLRLAVLSVESLACVYAAALAEAKRYEEAVKLLDGIEPRQPIDEELIAYVRGILYFRAGRWPDVLVQFPEGKIWRNPELKAAGAAMATTALASLGVFEEAVRRSKDAIEADRVPGAANVALYTQGMCLRHLGREEEAVEVLRRVYSRDPKFGPAREALDNPNYQLVLTDPETIEARTDPWDPDSAPTREENEAARQAETAAKYLEEGDEELNAMLGMERAKREIKLIKSTTRVNLARAKMGLPVPVTSRHTLLLGPPGTGKTSVARAFSKQLCGLTVLRKPVVVETSRTKLLGRYMADAEKNTEEMLEEALGGAVFFDEMHTLHEKGYQQGDPYGNAIINTLLLYMENHRDDLVVFGAGYAKAMDKMLEVNQGLRRRFSTVIEFFSYTPDELVALTRLMGQENEDVITEESAQDLLPSYTRFYLDESYSEDGDLIRGIDTLGNAGFVRNVVEKARDHRSFRLDDEDLDAVLAADTTEFTELQLLRFKELTGEDLLEGLSAAVAEKKSS is encoded by the coding sequence ATGAGCCGCCCCCAATCGGCGGCGGAGGACGCCCGTAACGCCATGGTCGCCGGCCTGTTGGCGTCGGGAATCTCCGTCAACGGCCTACAGCCCAGCCATAACCCGCAAGTGGCGCTACGAATGTTCACCACAGCCACCACGCTCGACCCGGCGATGTGTGACGCCTGGCTGGCCCGGCTGCTGGCGGGCGACCAGAGCATCGAGGTGATTTCCGGCGCCTGGGCGGCAGCCGGCACGTTCGGTTGGGAAACCCGTCGGCTCGGCGTGACGGAAATTCAGTTTCATCCCGACGTCTCCGACGGGTTGTTTCTGCGACTGGCGGTGCTGAGCGTGGAGTCGCTTGCGTGCGTGTACGCCGCGGCGCTCGCAGAGGCCAAGCGCTACGAGGAAGCCGTCAAGCTGCTCGATGGCATCGAACCGCGCCAACCGATCGACGAAGAGCTGATCGCCTACGTGCGCGGCATCCTCTACTTCCGCGCCGGCCGATGGCCGGACGTGCTGGTGCAATTCCCCGAGGGAAAGATCTGGCGTAATCCCGAATTGAAGGCCGCCGGCGCGGCGATGGCGACCACGGCGCTGGCATCGCTCGGGGTCTTCGAGGAAGCGGTCCGGCGCAGCAAGGACGCCATCGAGGCGGATCGGGTACCGGGCGCAGCCAATGTCGCCCTGTACACCCAAGGCATGTGCCTGCGGCACCTCGGACGCGAGGAAGAAGCCGTTGAGGTGCTGCGCCGGGTGTACTCCCGGGACCCCAAGTTCGGCCCGGCCCGCGAAGCCCTGGACAACCCCAACTACCAGTTGGTGCTCACCGATCCGGAAACCATTGAAGCCCGCACCGACCCGTGGGACCCGGACAGCGCCCCGACCCGGGAAGAGAACGAGGCGGCCCGTCAAGCTGAGACGGCAGCCAAGTACCTCGAAGAGGGCGACGAGGAGCTCAACGCCATGCTGGGCATGGAACGGGCGAAGCGGGAGATCAAACTCATCAAGTCCACGACCAGGGTGAATCTGGCTCGCGCGAAGATGGGCCTTCCGGTGCCCGTGACCTCGCGCCATACCTTGTTGCTCGGCCCACCCGGGACCGGAAAGACCTCGGTGGCGCGCGCTTTCAGCAAGCAGCTGTGCGGGTTGACGGTGCTGCGCAAGCCCGTGGTGGTGGAGACCAGCCGAACGAAGCTGTTGGGCCGCTACATGGCCGACGCGGAGAAGAACACCGAAGAGATGCTCGAGGAAGCGTTGGGCGGAGCCGTCTTCTTCGACGAGATGCATACGTTGCACGAGAAGGGCTACCAACAGGGCGACCCGTACGGCAACGCGATCATCAACACCCTGCTGCTCTACATGGAGAACCACCGCGACGATCTGGTGGTGTTCGGCGCGGGGTATGCCAAGGCGATGGACAAGATGCTCGAGGTGAACCAGGGTCTGCGACGGCGCTTTTCGACAGTCATCGAGTTCTTCAGCTACACGCCCGACGAGTTGGTCGCGCTGACCCGGTTGATGGGCCAGGAGAACGAAGACGTCATCACCGAGGAATCCGCCCAAGACCTGCTGCCGTCGTACACCAGGTTCTATCTCGACGAAAGCTACTCCGAAGACGGGGATCTGATTCGCGGCATCGACACACTCGGTAACGCCGGCTTCGTGCGCAATGTGGTGGAGAAGGCCCGCGACCACCGGAGCTTCCGTCTCGACGACGAGGACCTCGACGCGGTACTGGCCGCCGACACCACCGAATTCACCGAACTTCAGCTGCTCCGGTTCAAGGAACTCACCGGCGAGGACCTGCTCGAGGGCCTCAGTGCGGCAGTCGCCGAGAAGAAGTCGAGTTAG
- the eccE gene encoding type VII secretion protein EccE: protein MKAQRRFGLSLSWARVTVVFLVVVGILLIASHCPDSWQGQYHIAWWVGVGISAIIVLLSLVTHHGLTVTSGLAGWLWDWSADPGTTLAAGCTPALDYQRRFGRDKVGVREYDGRLVTVIALDGDDDTASRHHRQKSAPPASLLVRSVATGLRQFDVNLDGIDIVSVQMRRGGNAAELSKLDKLGPEEWGVVSDQPASYVRRTWLVLRMNPQSNVAAVAARDSLASTLVAATERLVQDLDAPGCAPRPLTSEEIAEVDSAVLADLEPTWSRPGWRYLKHFNGFATSFWLTPSDITTETLEELWLPDAEATVVTIQVTADEGQPQVSGWVRYHSDSRLPRGVSSGLNRLTGRQLAAVRASLPAPTTRPLLVVPTRGLLADDDLVLQVGQVREGAERLLAEQ, encoded by the coding sequence ATGAAGGCTCAGCGCAGGTTTGGGTTGTCTTTGTCGTGGGCGCGAGTCACGGTCGTGTTCTTGGTCGTCGTCGGGATCTTGCTGATAGCCAGTCACTGCCCCGACTCGTGGCAGGGGCAGTATCACATCGCGTGGTGGGTGGGGGTCGGCATCTCGGCGATCATCGTGCTGCTGTCCCTGGTCACCCATCACGGGCTCACCGTGACGTCCGGCTTGGCCGGATGGCTCTGGGACTGGTCGGCCGACCCGGGCACCACGCTCGCCGCGGGGTGCACGCCCGCGCTTGACTACCAGCGCCGATTCGGACGCGACAAGGTCGGGGTGCGTGAGTACGACGGCCGCCTGGTGACCGTGATCGCGCTGGACGGCGACGACGACACGGCCTCGCGCCACCACCGCCAGAAGAGCGCCCCGCCGGCCAGCCTGCTGGTGCGTTCCGTGGCCACCGGACTGCGCCAGTTCGACGTCAACCTCGACGGCATCGACATCGTTTCGGTGCAAATGCGCCGTGGCGGCAACGCCGCCGAGTTGTCCAAGCTCGACAAGTTGGGTCCGGAAGAGTGGGGGGTGGTCAGTGATCAGCCCGCCTCGTACGTGCGCCGCACCTGGCTGGTGCTGCGGATGAACCCGCAGTCCAACGTCGCCGCGGTCGCGGCCCGCGATTCGCTGGCTTCCACGCTGGTCGCGGCGACCGAGCGGCTGGTCCAGGATCTCGACGCCCCGGGCTGCGCGCCCCGGCCATTGACCTCCGAGGAGATCGCCGAGGTCGACAGCGCCGTGCTGGCGGACCTGGAACCAACCTGGAGCCGCCCCGGCTGGCGTTACCTCAAGCACTTCAACGGGTTCGCGACGAGCTTCTGGTTGACGCCGTCGGACATCACCACCGAGACGCTAGAGGAGCTGTGGCTGCCGGACGCCGAGGCAACCGTGGTGACCATTCAGGTCACCGCTGACGAGGGCCAACCCCAGGTCTCGGGCTGGGTGCGCTACCACAGCGACAGCCGGCTGCCCCGCGGAGTGTCCTCCGGACTCAACCGGCTCACCGGCCGCCAGCTGGCCGCGGTACGCGCCAGCCTGCCTGCTCCGACGACTCGCCCCCTGCTGGTGGTGCCCACCCGCGGGCTGCTTGCCGACGACGATTTAGTGCTTCAGGTAGGCCAGGTGCGGGAGGGCGCTGAGCGCTTGCTTGCCGAGCAATGA
- a CDS encoding type VII secretion-associated serine protease mycosin, with amino-acid sequence MRPSGTGNGKVWRRRVFRAAIAALLLTSGSLAGLPPAYAISPPTIDPAAVPPGGPPGPPAPMNQNSYCTEVGVLPGTDFKLQPKYMDMLNMQEAWQFGRGAGVKVAVIDTGVTPHPRFPHLIPGGDYIMGGDGLSDCDAHGTIVASMIGAAPANGAPPPPAAGPRKPVTIPTTEAPPKAPPPQTVTLSPLPQTVTMVPAPPPENVPPWMPQPPAAPPSQEPPAGPAGPASPPQQAPVAPPAAPAAPVGPPPGPANPGAADHGGGTVTIPNYSGGGQTIHVGNPHPLAPPPPAPPPAPSAGPDAYSGIAPDVDIISIRQSSQAFGLKDAYTGDEDPQTSAKISGVETMARAIVHAANMGASVINISDVTCMSARNIIDQRALGAAVRYAAVDRNAVIVAAAGDTSKKDCKQNPIFDPLKPKDPRDWSAVTTVVTPSWFSDYVLTVGAVDSEGHPQTQGSQGQGPSSVAGPWVGIAAPGSDVIGLSPRDDGLINAIDGPDNSLLVPSGTSFSAAIVSGVAALVRAKYPQLSAYQVINRLERSARAPSRGVDNQLGYGVVDPVAALTWDIPDGPLKPPQQLSIPLNVPKPPPHRDMLPVWVAAGGLTAALLIGGAVFGIATLMKRRRQQQ; translated from the coding sequence ATGCGGCCATCCGGTACCGGTAACGGCAAGGTGTGGCGTAGGCGCGTATTCCGTGCGGCGATCGCCGCACTCTTGCTCACGTCCGGTTCGCTAGCCGGCTTACCACCCGCGTACGCGATATCGCCGCCGACGATCGACCCGGCGGCAGTGCCGCCGGGCGGTCCGCCGGGGCCACCGGCGCCGATGAATCAGAACTCGTACTGCACCGAGGTCGGGGTGTTGCCGGGCACCGATTTCAAGCTGCAGCCTAAGTACATGGACATGCTGAACATGCAGGAGGCATGGCAGTTCGGCCGTGGCGCGGGGGTCAAGGTCGCCGTCATCGATACGGGTGTGACGCCGCACCCGCGGTTTCCGCATCTGATTCCCGGCGGGGACTACATCATGGGCGGCGACGGGCTGTCCGACTGCGATGCCCACGGCACGATTGTGGCGTCGATGATAGGCGCCGCGCCGGCAAACGGCGCACCACCACCGCCAGCGGCGGGACCGCGCAAACCGGTCACCATTCCGACCACGGAAGCGCCGCCGAAAGCTCCGCCGCCGCAGACCGTGACGCTCTCGCCGTTGCCGCAGACGGTGACGATGGTTCCCGCGCCGCCGCCAGAGAACGTGCCACCGTGGATGCCGCAGCCACCCGCGGCCCCGCCGTCGCAGGAGCCCCCGGCCGGACCCGCGGGTCCCGCGTCACCACCTCAGCAGGCCCCGGTGGCTCCGCCCGCGGCTCCTGCTGCTCCGGTCGGTCCGCCGCCCGGCCCGGCCAACCCGGGAGCCGCTGACCACGGCGGCGGCACCGTGACGATCCCGAACTACTCCGGTGGCGGGCAAACGATTCACGTCGGCAATCCGCACCCGTTGGCGCCGCCGCCGCCCGCACCACCGCCGGCACCGTCCGCCGGGCCCGACGCCTACAGCGGTATTGCCCCCGACGTCGACATCATCTCGATCCGCCAGTCCAGCCAGGCCTTCGGCCTCAAGGACGCCTACACCGGCGACGAGGACCCGCAGACGTCGGCGAAGATCTCCGGCGTCGAGACGATGGCACGCGCAATCGTGCACGCCGCCAACATGGGTGCCTCGGTGATCAACATCTCCGATGTGACCTGCATGAGTGCGCGCAACATCATCGATCAGCGCGCACTGGGAGCGGCAGTCCGTTACGCGGCGGTCGACCGCAACGCCGTCATCGTGGCCGCCGCCGGCGATACCAGCAAAAAGGACTGCAAGCAGAACCCGATCTTCGACCCGCTCAAGCCCAAGGACCCGCGCGACTGGAGCGCCGTGACCACCGTGGTGACGCCGTCCTGGTTCAGCGACTACGTCTTGACCGTCGGGGCGGTGGACTCGGAAGGTCATCCACAGACCCAGGGCAGCCAGGGGCAGGGGCCGTCGAGCGTCGCCGGTCCGTGGGTCGGAATCGCCGCACCCGGAAGCGACGTCATCGGGCTCTCGCCGCGGGATGACGGCCTGATCAACGCGATCGACGGGCCGGACAACTCGCTGCTGGTTCCCAGCGGCACCAGCTTCTCGGCCGCGATCGTGTCCGGGGTAGCCGCGCTGGTCCGCGCCAAGTACCCCCAGTTGTCCGCATATCAAGTGATCAACCGGCTGGAGCGCTCCGCGCGGGCACCCTCCCGCGGGGTCGACAACCAGCTCGGTTACGGCGTCGTCGACCCGGTCGCGGCGCTGACCTGGGACATTCCCGACGGCCCGCTGAAGCCGCCACAGCAACTGTCGATACCGTTGAACGTGCCGAAACCGCCCCCGCACCGCGACATGTTGCCGGTGTGGGTCGCGGCCGGGGGATTGACCGCAGCACTACTGATAGGCGGCGCAGTGTTCGGTATCGCGACGTTGATGAAGCGCCGCAGGCAGCAACAATAA